A genomic window from Flavobacterium azooxidireducens includes:
- a CDS encoding alpha-amylase family protein, with translation MLKKSAVALSTIVLFSTLSCEQKNMKAQTETVTESNSEHKIVVYQVFTRLFGNTNATNKPWGTIEENGVGKFNDFTDKALQEIKDLGVTHIWYTGVPHHALINDYTKYDISNDDPDVVKGRAGSPYAVKDYYNVNPDLAVDPTKRLEEFEALIERTHKNGLKVVIDIVPNHIARKYEGKTNPKGVKDFGADDDKSIEYKRNNNFYYIPNSKFEVPTDANYKPLGGEKHPLSDGKFEEIPAKWTGNGSRLAKPDINDWYETVKINYGVKPDGSKDFPTLPEGFDKKDYKAHADFWKGKDVPDSWKKFKDITHYWIDKGVDGFRYDMAEMVPVEFWSYMNSSIKMKNPNAFLLAEVYNPGEYRNYIHLGKMDYLYDKVQMYDTLKNIVQGRGLPKNISGIREDLKDIEHHMLHFLDNHDEQRLASPQFAGDAKKGKPLMVVSATISSSPTMIYFGQEVGEPGALDAGFGKNSRTSIFDYVGVPHHQRWMNDGKFDGGQLKPEEKELRDFYKRLLNFTLKSSALMGEFEQIHDANLNAGSNYDFGLYSFVRWSDDEKLVIVTNFNQNTPVQCDVMIPADVVKKMNLKDGKYKLKDQLYGKSSTELVIENGVGKFKVKIDVNESFIYKIKS, from the coding sequence ATGCTCAAAAAATCAGCGGTTGCTCTTAGCACCATCGTCTTATTCTCAACTTTATCCTGCGAACAAAAAAATATGAAGGCCCAAACAGAAACGGTAACTGAATCCAATTCAGAACATAAAATTGTTGTATATCAAGTTTTTACACGATTATTTGGAAACACAAATGCTACTAACAAACCGTGGGGAACAATCGAAGAAAATGGTGTTGGAAAGTTCAATGATTTCACCGATAAAGCTCTTCAGGAAATTAAAGATTTGGGTGTAACGCACATTTGGTACACCGGTGTTCCGCATCACGCATTAATAAATGATTATACAAAATATGACATTTCTAACGATGATCCGGATGTGGTGAAAGGCCGTGCCGGTTCGCCATATGCCGTGAAAGATTATTATAATGTAAATCCTGATTTGGCAGTTGATCCGACAAAAAGATTAGAAGAATTTGAAGCGTTGATTGAACGCACTCACAAAAACGGTTTGAAAGTCGTCATCGACATTGTTCCCAATCACATCGCCAGAAAATATGAAGGAAAGACGAATCCGAAAGGTGTAAAAGACTTTGGTGCAGATGATGATAAATCGATTGAATACAAGCGAAATAATAACTTTTATTACATTCCAAATTCCAAATTTGAAGTGCCAACTGATGCTAATTACAAACCATTAGGTGGCGAAAAACATCCGTTATCAGATGGCAAATTTGAAGAAATTCCTGCAAAATGGACAGGAAATGGATCTCGATTAGCCAAACCAGACATCAATGATTGGTATGAGACAGTCAAAATTAATTATGGCGTAAAACCAGATGGTTCAAAAGATTTTCCAACGTTACCCGAAGGTTTTGACAAAAAAGATTACAAAGCTCACGCCGATTTTTGGAAAGGAAAAGACGTGCCGGATTCTTGGAAAAAATTTAAAGATATCACTCATTATTGGATTGATAAAGGTGTGGATGGTTTCCGTTATGATATGGCAGAAATGGTTCCGGTGGAATTTTGGAGTTATATGAATTCATCCATCAAAATGAAAAATCCGAATGCGTTTTTGCTGGCAGAAGTGTATAATCCGGGTGAATACAGAAATTACATTCATTTAGGAAAAATGGATTATTTGTATGATAAAGTGCAAATGTATGACACATTGAAAAACATCGTGCAAGGTCGCGGTTTACCGAAAAATATATCAGGAATTCGTGAAGATTTGAAAGATATCGAACACCATATGTTACACTTTTTAGATAACCACGACGAACAACGTTTGGCGAGTCCACAGTTTGCAGGAGATGCTAAAAAAGGAAAACCGTTGATGGTTGTTTCAGCAACAATCAGTTCATCGCCCACGATGATTTATTTTGGTCAGGAAGTGGGCGAACCGGGAGCTCTTGATGCCGGTTTCGGAAAAAATTCACGCACCTCCATTTTTGATTATGTTGGTGTTCCGCATCATCAACGTTGGATGAATGATGGAAAATTTGATGGCGGACAATTAAAACCGGAAGAAAAAGAATTACGTGATTTCTATAAACGTTTATTGAATTTTACCTTAAAAAGCAGTGCTTTGATGGGTGAATTCGAGCAAATTCACGATGCCAATTTGAATGCCGGTTCCAATTATGATTTCGGATTGTATTCGTTTGTGCGTTGGAGTGACGACGAGAAATTGGTGATTGTGACTAATTTTAATCAAAATACACCCGTACAATGTGATGTGATGATTCCGGCAGATGTGGTGAAAAAAATGAATCTAAAAGACGGAAAATATAAATTAAAAGATCAATTGTACGGAAAAAGTTCAACTGAATTAGTTATTGAAAATGGAGTAGGGAAGTTTAAGGTGAAGATTGACGTGAATGAGAGCTTTATTTATAAGATAAAGAGTTAG
- the hisIE gene encoding bifunctional phosphoribosyl-AMP cyclohydrolase/phosphoribosyl-ATP diphosphatase HisIE, with translation MKLDFTKNKDGLIPAIIQDATTKIVLMLGYMNEEAYQQTISSQKVTFFSRTKNRLWTKGEESGNFLNLVSIEADCDNDTLLIQVNPIGPVCHTGAETCWQQPNKTKFGFLSELENTIQLRKENGETEKSYVASLFAKGINKIAQKVGEEAIEMVIEAKDSNDDLFLNESADLLFHYLILLKAKGFELNDIVKILKERG, from the coding sequence ATGAAACTAGATTTTACCAAAAATAAAGATGGATTAATCCCAGCGATTATTCAAGATGCAACTACTAAAATCGTTTTGATGTTGGGATATATGAACGAAGAAGCCTATCAACAAACAATTTCTTCTCAAAAAGTCACATTTTTCAGTCGAACCAAAAATAGGTTGTGGACAAAAGGCGAAGAAAGCGGCAATTTTCTCAATCTTGTTTCAATCGAAGCGGATTGCGACAATGATACACTTTTAATTCAAGTGAATCCAATCGGCCCAGTTTGCCATACGGGAGCCGAAACTTGTTGGCAACAGCCCAATAAAACAAAATTTGGGTTTTTATCAGAGCTAGAAAATACAATTCAACTTCGTAAAGAAAATGGCGAAACTGAAAAAAGTTATGTAGCCTCTTTATTTGCGAAAGGAATCAATAAAATTGCCCAGAAAGTAGGCGAGGAGGCAATCGAAATGGTCATTGAAGCCAAAGATTCCAACGATGATTTATTTTTGAATGAAAGTGCCGATTTACTTTTTCATTATTTAATTTTATTGAAAGCAAAAGGTTTTGAATTGAATGATATTGTGAAAATTTTGAAAGAAAGAGGCTAA
- the hisF gene encoding imidazole glycerol phosphate synthase subunit HisF, whose product MLTKRIIPCLDIKNGRTVKGINFLELKDAGDPVELALKYSLEGADELVFLDISATEERRQTLVQLVQKVAQTITIPFTVGGGISSVEDVELLLKNGADKISINSSAVKNPKLISEIAKNFGRQCVVVAIDAKLINENWKVHLVGGKVATELDLFDWAKEVEQLGAGEILFTSMNNDGTKNGFANDALAQLSKTVNLPIIASGGAGTMQHFEEAFSIGNADAALAASVFHYNEISIPDLKNYLKTAGIPVRI is encoded by the coding sequence ATGTTGACAAAAAGAATAATCCCCTGCCTAGACATAAAAAATGGAAGAACCGTAAAAGGCATTAATTTTTTAGAATTAAAAGATGCCGGCGATCCGGTAGAGTTAGCTTTGAAATACAGTTTGGAAGGTGCGGATGAATTGGTTTTTTTAGATATTTCTGCCACAGAAGAACGCCGACAAACATTGGTTCAACTTGTTCAAAAAGTGGCTCAAACGATTACTATTCCGTTTACGGTTGGTGGCGGAATTTCATCGGTTGAAGATGTAGAACTATTGTTGAAAAACGGAGCAGATAAAATTTCCATTAATTCTTCCGCAGTTAAGAATCCCAAATTAATCTCAGAAATTGCCAAAAACTTTGGAAGACAATGCGTTGTGGTTGCCATTGATGCTAAATTAATCAATGAAAACTGGAAAGTACATTTAGTTGGAGGAAAAGTCGCCACCGAATTGGATTTATTTGATTGGGCAAAAGAAGTGGAACAACTTGGAGCAGGAGAAATTTTATTCACCTCAATGAATAATGACGGAACAAAAAATGGTTTTGCTAATGACGCGTTGGCTCAATTATCCAAAACAGTAAATCTCCCCATTATTGCCTCGGGTGGAGCAGGAACAATGCAACATTTTGAAGAAGCTTTTTCCATCGGAAATGCCGATGCAGCTTTAGCAGCCAGCGTTTTTCATTACAATGAAATTTCAATTCCAGATTTAAAAAATTATTTAAAAACAGCTGGAATTCCAGTTAGAATTTGA
- the hisA gene encoding 1-(5-phosphoribosyl)-5-[(5-phosphoribosylamino)methylideneamino]imidazole-4-carboxamide isomerase: protein MKIIPAIDIIEGKCVRLSKGNYDSKKIYNENPLEVAKSFEAHGITNLHLVDLDGAKSGQILNYKILEEISTNTTLKIDFGGGLKTNKDVEIAFECGANQISGGSIAVKKPSLFEEWIQRFGNEKIILGADVSNGKIAVSGWQEESSEELIPFIKNYQTKGIQSVICTDIAKDGMLEGPSFEIYKTILNEVKKIKLIASGGISTFDELPKLAELGCHGVIIGKAIYESRISLKQLENFITKQKA from the coding sequence ATGAAAATAATCCCAGCCATTGATATCATCGAAGGAAAGTGTGTCCGACTTTCCAAAGGAAATTACGATTCCAAAAAAATATACAACGAAAATCCGTTAGAAGTAGCCAAATCATTTGAAGCTCACGGTATAACCAATTTGCATTTAGTCGATTTAGATGGAGCAAAATCAGGTCAAATTTTGAATTACAAAATTTTGGAAGAAATAAGTACAAATACGACTTTAAAAATCGATTTTGGAGGTGGATTAAAAACCAACAAAGATGTTGAAATTGCTTTTGAATGCGGTGCGAATCAAATTTCCGGAGGAAGTATTGCGGTAAAAAAACCTAGCTTATTTGAAGAATGGATTCAGCGTTTTGGCAATGAAAAAATTATTCTCGGTGCTGATGTTTCAAATGGAAAAATTGCTGTTTCAGGTTGGCAAGAAGAAAGTTCAGAAGAGCTAATTCCCTTCATAAAAAACTATCAAACTAAAGGAATTCAATCGGTTATTTGCACTGATATTGCTAAAGATGGAATGCTAGAAGGACCTAGTTTTGAGATTTATAAAACGATTTTAAACGAAGTTAAAAAGATAAAATTAATTGCTTCCGGCGGAATTTCAACTTTTGATGAATTACCAAAATTAGCCGAATTAGGTTGTCACGGCGTTATCATCGGAAAAGCCATATATGAGAGCAGAATCTCATTAAAACAGCTAGAAAACTTTATAACTAAACAAAAAGCTTAG
- the hisH gene encoding imidazole glycerol phosphate synthase subunit HisH, whose translation MKIAIIDYGAGNIKSIQFALNRLGYEGVLTKNPNEILSADKVIFPGVGEASSAMKKLKNSGLDELIPTLTQPVLGICLGMQLLCNHTEEGNTKGLGIFDTNVIRFSNEVKVPHMGWNDIKMADEKQFFCREATGFMYFVHSFYAEICHETIATTHYLTDFSAALQKNNFYGVQFHPEKSGLVGEKLLQNFLNLKPVTHNPQPENLIK comes from the coding sequence ATGAAAATAGCCATAATAGATTACGGTGCCGGAAATATAAAAAGCATTCAATTTGCCTTGAATCGATTGGGTTATGAAGGTGTTTTAACCAAAAATCCAAATGAAATTCTTTCTGCCGATAAAGTCATTTTTCCAGGTGTAGGCGAAGCAAGTTCAGCGATGAAGAAACTAAAAAATTCAGGTTTAGATGAATTAATTCCCACGTTAACCCAACCGGTTTTAGGAATTTGTTTGGGGATGCAATTGTTGTGCAACCATACCGAGGAAGGCAACACAAAAGGATTAGGAATTTTTGACACCAATGTCATTCGGTTTTCCAATGAAGTTAAAGTACCACATATGGGTTGGAATGACATAAAAATGGCCGACGAAAAGCAGTTTTTCTGCCGAGAAGCAACAGGTTTTATGTATTTCGTTCACAGTTTTTATGCTGAAATCTGCCACGAAACCATTGCAACGACACATTATTTAACCGATTTTTCAGCGGCATTGCAGAAAAATAATTTTTATGGTGTTCAATTTCACCCTGAAAAAAGTGGACTTGTCGGTGAAAAACTATTGCAAAATTTCCTCAATCTAAAACCCGTAACTCACAATCCGCAACCCGAAAACCTAATAAAATGA
- the hisB gene encoding bifunctional histidinol-phosphatase/imidazoleglycerol-phosphate dehydratase HisB: MAQKILFIDRDGTTIKETADEQIDAFEKVTFYPKSLTYLSKIASELDFELVMITNQDGLGTANFPEETFWPVHNFILKTFENEGVVFDEVLIDKTFPYENATTRKPGIGLLQKYFSADYDLANSFVIGDRLTDVELAKNLGSKAIFINDNTNLGSNEISVKRDELNSIIALETNNWKQIYEFLKLENRTTSIYRKTNETEIAITLNLDGIGNSNIRTGLAFFDHMLDQLSRHGQMDLDIQVKGDLQVDEHHTIEDTAIALGEVFAKALGNKLGIERYGFCLPMDDCLAQVAIDFGGRSWLMWQAPFKREKIGDMPTEMFFHFFKSFADGAKANLNIKAEGFNEHHKIEAIFKAFAKAIKAAVKRDSEKMILPSTKGML, encoded by the coding sequence ATGGCACAAAAAATTCTATTTATTGATCGTGACGGAACCACTATCAAAGAAACTGCTGATGAACAAATTGATGCGTTTGAAAAAGTGACTTTCTATCCAAAATCACTGACGTATTTAAGCAAAATTGCCTCAGAATTAGATTTTGAATTAGTGATGATCACCAATCAAGATGGTTTGGGAACAGCAAATTTCCCTGAAGAAACATTTTGGCCGGTACATAATTTTATTCTAAAAACATTTGAAAATGAAGGAGTTGTGTTTGATGAAGTTTTAATTGATAAAACATTTCCATACGAAAATGCTACAACTCGTAAACCCGGAATTGGTTTGTTGCAAAAGTATTTTTCCGCTGACTATGATTTAGCAAATTCATTCGTTATTGGTGATCGTTTGACGGATGTTGAATTGGCTAAAAACTTGGGTTCAAAAGCGATTTTTATCAATGATAATACCAATTTGGGTTCGAATGAAATTTCCGTTAAACGCGATGAATTGAACTCAATTATTGCGTTAGAAACCAATAACTGGAAACAAATTTATGAGTTTTTGAAATTGGAAAACAGAACGACTTCAATTTATCGTAAAACGAATGAAACCGAAATTGCCATTACTTTAAATTTAGATGGAATTGGAAATAGCAACATTAGAACAGGATTAGCATTTTTCGATCATATGCTCGATCAACTTTCCAGACACGGTCAAATGGATTTGGATATTCAGGTCAAAGGCGATTTGCAAGTGGATGAACACCACACAATTGAAGACACGGCCATTGCGTTAGGCGAAGTTTTTGCAAAAGCATTAGGAAATAAATTAGGCATCGAACGTTACGGATTTTGTCTTCCGATGGATGATTGTTTAGCTCAAGTTGCCATTGATTTTGGCGGTCGATCTTGGTTGATGTGGCAAGCACCTTTTAAACGAGAAAAAATTGGTGATATGCCAACAGAAATGTTTTTTCACTTTTTCAAATCGTTTGCCGATGGAGCCAAAGCAAACCTAAACATCAAAGCGGAAGGTTTTAACGAACACCATAAAATTGAAGCGATTTTTAAAGCTTTCGCTAAAGCAATTAAAGCTGCGGTTAAAAGAGATTCAGAGAAAATGATTTTGCCAAGTACTAAAGGAATGTTGTAA
- the hisC gene encoding histidinol-phosphate transaminase produces MIKNIEINSSFSVQNLVRKTILNMKPYSSARDEFKEFETNLIFLDANENPFSNGYNRYPDPQQKLLKTLLAKQKKVSLNQILLGNGSDEVLDLLFRAFCEPNNDNIITLPPTYGMYGVLADLNAIENREILLTNDFEPNVDEILNAVSQNTKIIFLCSPNNPTGNSFSDESILYLLKNFNGLVVLDEAYIDFSSKESWLTELNDFPNLVIIQTLSKAYGLAGLRVGIAYASEEIISILNKIKPPYNLNTASQEIALKKLNQNTLNAQLKKLISERESIINSLKSITFIEEVFPSDANFILIKVDNATLRYNQLIQAGIVVRNRSNQPLCENCLRITIGTKEENNQLITTLKSL; encoded by the coding sequence ATGATTAAAAATATAGAAATAAACAGTTCGTTTTCGGTTCAGAATTTAGTTCGAAAGACTATTTTGAATATGAAACCCTATTCGTCCGCACGAGATGAATTCAAAGAATTTGAAACCAATTTGATTTTTTTGGATGCCAACGAAAATCCGTTTTCCAATGGGTACAATCGCTATCCCGATCCGCAACAAAAGTTATTGAAAACACTTTTGGCAAAGCAGAAAAAGGTTTCATTAAACCAAATTTTATTAGGAAATGGAAGCGACGAAGTACTTGATTTACTTTTTCGTGCTTTTTGCGAACCCAATAACGACAACATCATCACTTTGCCACCAACGTACGGAATGTATGGCGTTTTAGCCGATTTGAATGCCATTGAAAACAGAGAAATTTTGTTAACCAATGATTTTGAACCTAATGTGGATGAAATTTTGAATGCTGTTTCACAAAACACTAAAATCATCTTTTTATGTTCGCCAAATAACCCAACCGGTAATTCATTTTCAGATGAAAGTATTTTATATTTACTGAAAAATTTTAATGGTTTGGTCGTTTTGGATGAAGCGTATATTGATTTTTCGTCCAAAGAAAGTTGGTTGACAGAGTTGAATGATTTTCCTAATTTAGTGATCATTCAAACGTTATCAAAAGCTTATGGATTAGCCGGACTTCGGGTTGGAATTGCGTATGCTTCAGAGGAAATTATTTCCATACTGAACAAAATCAAACCACCATACAATTTGAATACAGCTTCACAAGAAATTGCTCTCAAAAAATTAAATCAAAATACCTTAAATGCTCAATTGAAAAAGCTCATTTCAGAACGGGAAAGTATTATCAATTCATTAAAATCAATTACATTTATTGAGGAAGTATTTCCTTCCGACGCAAATTTTATTTTAATAAAAGTAGATAATGCAACCTTGCGATACAACCAACTAATTCAAGCGGGAATTGTGGTTCGAAACCGAAGTAATCAGCCTTTATGTGAAAACTGTCTTCGAATTACAATCGGAACAAAAGAGGAAAACAATCAACTAATTACAACTTTAAAATCACTTTAA
- the hisD gene encoding histidinol dehydrogenase, whose product MKKYKNPPQSQWSTLTQRPTQSFAEIEETVKSIFKEIQTKGDTAVAKYTSLFDAIKLENFLVPENEIKEAENQVSTELKEAIALAKSNIYKFHAGQKTNKIEVETTKGVFCWQEKRPIQKVGLYIPSGTAPLFSTVLMLAIPAQIAGCEEIILCSPPDKNGKINPAILYVANLCGVTKIFKVGGIQAIAALTFGTETIPKVYKIFGPGNQFVTVAKQVATQFATAIDMPAGPSELLIYADDSAIPAFVASDLLSQAEHGTDSQVILVSNSQKLIDEVEKEIDHQIQVLPRKEIAQKAIDNSKLIFIQKESDALDFINEYAPEHFIICSKNEEYFINGIQNAGSVFIGNFTPESAGDYASGTNHTLPTNGFSKNYSGVNLDSFSKAITFQRISEQGLKNIGNAIEIMAEAEGLQAHKNAVTLRLNALKND is encoded by the coding sequence ATGAAAAAATATAAAAATCCACCCCAATCTCAATGGTCAACGTTAACCCAACGACCAACCCAATCATTCGCCGAAATTGAAGAAACAGTTAAATCCATTTTCAAAGAAATTCAAACCAAAGGCGATACAGCAGTTGCAAAATATACTTCGTTGTTTGACGCAATTAAATTAGAAAATTTTCTCGTCCCGGAAAATGAAATCAAAGAAGCAGAAAATCAAGTCTCAACCGAATTAAAAGAAGCCATCGCTTTAGCAAAATCAAATATTTACAAATTTCACGCAGGTCAAAAAACAAATAAAATTGAAGTAGAAACCACCAAAGGAGTTTTTTGTTGGCAAGAAAAACGACCCATTCAAAAAGTTGGTTTATACATTCCAAGCGGAACAGCTCCGTTATTTTCAACAGTTTTGATGTTGGCGATTCCTGCTCAAATTGCAGGCTGCGAAGAAATCATTTTATGTTCACCACCGGATAAAAACGGAAAAATAAATCCCGCTATTTTATATGTTGCCAATTTGTGTGGCGTGACAAAAATCTTCAAAGTTGGCGGAATCCAAGCCATTGCGGCATTAACTTTTGGAACTGAAACCATCCCGAAAGTATATAAAATTTTCGGTCCCGGAAATCAATTTGTCACGGTAGCCAAACAAGTAGCTACTCAATTCGCAACAGCCATCGATATGCCTGCAGGACCGAGCGAGTTATTGATTTATGCGGATGATTCTGCGATTCCCGCTTTTGTTGCTTCTGATTTACTAAGCCAAGCCGAACACGGAACCGATAGTCAAGTAATCTTGGTTTCCAATTCTCAAAAATTAATTGACGAAGTAGAAAAGGAAATTGACCACCAAATTCAAGTTTTACCTCGCAAAGAAATTGCTCAAAAAGCTATCGATAATTCGAAATTAATTTTTATTCAAAAGGAGAGCGATGCATTGGATTTTATCAACGAATATGCACCCGAACATTTTATTATTTGTTCCAAAAACGAAGAGTATTTCATCAACGGAATTCAAAATGCAGGTTCTGTTTTCATTGGAAATTTCACTCCCGAAAGTGCCGGTGATTATGCCTCAGGAACCAATCACACCTTGCCAACAAACGGATTTTCAAAGAATTATTCCGGTGTAAATCTCGATAGTTTTTCAAAAGCCATTACGTTCCAGAGAATTTCTGAACAAGGTTTAAAAAATATCGGAAATGCAATTGAAATTATGGCGGAAGCCGAAGGATTACAAGCTCACAAAAATGCGGTTACATTACGACTAAATGCTTTAAAAAATGATTAA
- the hisG gene encoding ATP phosphoribosyltransferase: protein MNTLKIAIQKSGRLNEESLQILKDCGISINNGNDQLKAEASNFPLEILFLRNSDIPQYLIDGVVDAAIVGDNLLVEKGQNIVVAEKLGFSKCRVSVAVPKNFQYNSIQDLKNLRVATSYPTTVLNFFKSKNISIDIHQISGSVEIAPNIGLSDAIVDIVSSGSTLFKNNLKEVEVILKSEAVLAVSPTISTENQAILNKLQFRIQSVLKARKSKYILMNVPNDKIQEVSQILPVLKSPTVMPLAESGWSSLHSVIEEDTFWEVIDQLKSAGAEGILVCPIEKMVL from the coding sequence ATGAACACCTTAAAAATTGCTATTCAGAAATCAGGTCGACTCAACGAAGAAAGTCTTCAAATTCTCAAAGATTGTGGAATTTCCATTAACAACGGCAATGATCAACTTAAAGCCGAAGCTTCCAATTTTCCATTAGAAATTTTGTTTTTACGAAATTCAGACATTCCACAATATCTCATTGATGGAGTGGTTGATGCCGCCATTGTTGGTGATAATCTCTTGGTTGAAAAAGGTCAAAACATTGTCGTTGCCGAGAAATTAGGTTTTTCAAAATGCCGAGTTTCAGTCGCGGTTCCTAAAAATTTTCAATACAATTCTATTCAAGATTTGAAGAATTTACGAGTAGCGACATCGTATCCTACAACGGTTTTAAACTTTTTTAAGTCGAAAAACATTTCGATTGATATTCACCAAATCTCGGGTTCGGTTGAAATTGCTCCGAACATTGGCTTGTCAGATGCAATTGTCGATATCGTTTCCAGCGGAAGCACTTTATTCAAAAACAACCTAAAAGAAGTAGAAGTCATTCTGAAAAGCGAAGCCGTCCTAGCCGTTTCTCCTACCATTTCAACTGAAAACCAAGCGATTTTAAACAAACTTCAGTTCCGAATTCAATCCGTATTAAAAGCCAGAAAATCAAAATACATTTTGATGAATGTACCGAATGATAAAATTCAAGAAGTCAGCCAAATTCTTCCGGTTTTAAAAAGTCCAACTGTTATGCCGTTAGCCGAATCGGGGTGGAGCAGCCTTCATTCCGTCATAGAAGAAGACACTTTCTGGGAAGTCATCGACCAACTCAAATCAGCCGGAGCAGAAGGAATTTTGGTCTGTCCGATTGAGAAAATGGTTTTGTAG
- a CDS encoding prohibitin family protein, whose protein sequence is MQKEFNLKFIPMIIGIIILIIILFKSTVTIESGQAGVLYKTFGGGVVTDKPPLGEGFHVVAPWNKVFVYEVRQQELSEQMQVLSSNGLEIKLDATAWFHPQYEFTGKLHQEKGENYIERVIRPAIRSAARSVVGRYTPEQLYSTKRDAIQDEIFTETKKILANQYVQLNEILVRDVTLPPTIKIAIETKLKQEQESLEYEFRLEKAQKEAERQRIEAEGKARANQILSASLTDKILQEKGIQATIELSKSANSKVIVIGSGKDGMPIILGNQ, encoded by the coding sequence ATGCAAAAAGAATTCAATCTTAAATTTATTCCAATGATTATTGGAATAATTATTTTAATTATTATCCTTTTCAAATCAACCGTTACCATCGAATCCGGTCAAGCGGGTGTTCTTTATAAAACTTTCGGTGGAGGAGTTGTAACCGATAAACCGCCTTTAGGTGAAGGTTTTCACGTCGTAGCACCTTGGAACAAAGTGTTTGTTTATGAAGTTCGTCAACAAGAATTATCAGAACAAATGCAGGTGTTGTCATCCAATGGTTTGGAAATCAAACTCGATGCCACAGCTTGGTTTCATCCGCAATATGAATTTACAGGAAAATTACATCAGGAAAAAGGGGAGAATTATATTGAAAGAGTGATTCGTCCAGCCATTCGTTCTGCCGCCAGAAGTGTGGTGGGAAGATATACACCGGAACAATTGTATTCTACCAAAAGAGATGCCATTCAAGACGAAATTTTCACTGAAACCAAAAAGATTTTAGCTAATCAATACGTCCAATTAAATGAAATTTTAGTTCGTGATGTCACTTTGCCACCCACAATTAAAATCGCAATTGAAACCAAATTAAAACAAGAACAAGAAAGTTTAGAATATGAATTTCGCTTAGAAAAAGCTCAAAAAGAAGCCGAACGTCAACGCATTGAAGCAGAAGGAAAAGCCCGTGCTAATCAAATTTTAAGTGCTTCACTAACCGATAAAATTCTTCAAGAAAAAGGCATTCAAGCCACAATTGAATTATCGAAATCCGCTAATTCTAAAGTAATTGTTATTGGTTCAGGGAAAGACGGAATGCCAATTATTTTGGGTAACCAATAG